Proteins from a genomic interval of Musa acuminata AAA Group cultivar baxijiao chromosome BXJ1-9, Cavendish_Baxijiao_AAA, whole genome shotgun sequence:
- the LOC135593596 gene encoding uncharacterized protein LOC135593596, giving the protein MDEVLTAADVAASNALAGDALPPSLSSNLPLVSALLAFSIAQFLKLFTTWYKEKRWDSKRLLGSGGMPSSHSATVAALAMAIGLQEGLHSSSFALAVTLATIVMYDASGIRLHAGRQAELLNHIVCELPPEHPVSNSRPLRELLGHTPLQVCAGAILGCIVSILMKNSV; this is encoded by the exons ATGGACGAGGTATTGACCGCCGCGGACGTGGCGGCGTCGAATGCGTTGGCGGGTGACGCCCTTCCGCCGTCCCTTTCCTCCAATCTCCCACTCGTCTCCGCGCTCCTCGCCTTCTCCATCGCCCAATTCCTCAAACTCTTCACCACCTG GTACAAGGAGAAAAGATGGGATTCTAAGAGGTTGCTTGGCTCAGGTGGAATGCCTTCGTCACATTCAGCTACGGTGGCAGCTCTCGCCATGGCTATAGGCCTACAAGAGGGGCTTCACAGTTCTTCATTTGCCCTTGCTGTAACTTTAGCAACCATA GTTATGTATGATGCATCTGGAATCCGACTGCATGCTGGTCGGCAAGCTGAG TTGTTGAATCATATAGTATGTGAGCTACCACCAGAGCATCCCGTGTCTAATTCTAGGCCTTTACGAGAACTCCTTGGACACACACCACTTCAG GTCTGTGCGGGTGCAATCCTGGGATGCATAGTTTCTATCCTCATGAAGAATTCTGTGTGA
- the LOC135593595 gene encoding uncharacterized protein LOC135593595, whose product MEKLPASQVAKGAFLLALLLFTPFISSSLRTSYLYFLLNILIVALGLEAGFLTAISRPHEEKKAQNSLETPVPVEAAVHDAATDATKLVSPHERVTQAAKPPRKPAVQTRAQTLKRCPSRPSLFFIGGAEGDSFVKEEKEEKVEEAGELSKQELFAKAEAFIGNFYKQLRMQREESWKKIHGFYHRAF is encoded by the coding sequence ATGGAGAAGCTGCCGGCGTCTCAAGTAGCAAAGGGGGCGTTCCTTCTCGCTCTCCTCCTCTTCACCCCTTTCATATCCTCATCCTTGAGGACCTCTTACCTGTACTTCCTTCTCAACATCCTCATCGTCGCTCTGGGACTCGAGGCCGGCTTCCTCACCGCCATCTCCAGGCCTCACGAGGAGAAGAAAGCGCAGAACTCCCTGGAGACTCCGGTCCCCGTGGAAGCCGCCGTCCATGACGCGGCTACTGATGCAACCAAGCTTGTCAGCCCGCATGAACGGGTTACACAGGCGGCGAAGCCACCACGGAAGCCGGCGGTGCAGACGAGAGCGCAAACTTTGAAGCGCTGCCCGTCAAGGCCGAGCCTTTTCTTCATCGGTGGCGCCGAGGGAGACAGCTTCGtcaaagaggagaaggaagagaaggtgGAGGAGGCCGGGGAGCTGAGCAAGCAGGAGTTGTTTGCCAAGGCGGAGGCTTTCATCGGCAACTTCTACAAGCAGCTGAGGATGCAGAGGGAGGAGTCGTGGAAGAAGATTCATGGGTTCTATCACAGGGCTTTCTAG